The following proteins are co-located in the Campylobacter concisus genome:
- a CDS encoding alanine/glycine:cation symporter family protein, which produces MPTNFAEILNNCVESINSFLWGPYFLIALLCGTGLFFTIRLGFVQIFKFKMGLKELFGNFSLHGEAAGKAGMSQFQAVATAIAAQVGTGNLVGATTALIMGGPGAIFWMWCAAFLGMATNFAEICLAQIYRTKDDSGHTIGGPAFYISRGLKGKLAKILAGFFAIAIIIALGFIGNMVQANSISDGFSGAFGIPQWLTGAFLAIVCAIIFIGGVKAIARVAEKIVPIMALLYVGVGLTIIFLNFQQIPEAVSLIFRAAFDPSAAWGGATGASIAAAMRYGIARGLFSNEAGMGSTPHAHAAANVKHPVDQAVLGIMSVFVDTFIVLNITVFVVLTANVISFENGKAVFTGITLVQEAFSSHIFGKTGGYSFVAICLFFFAFTTILGWYYFAEINVRYLLGAKAVRAFQILVVVFVFLGSLQKVDFVWSLADMFNGLMVVPNLIAIIILSPIVAKLLKDHDAGKEYDVKDYLK; this is translated from the coding sequence ATGCCTACAAATTTTGCTGAAATTTTAAATAATTGTGTCGAAAGTATAAATTCATTTCTCTGGGGCCCATACTTCCTTATCGCCCTACTTTGCGGCACTGGACTCTTTTTTACCATTAGGCTTGGCTTTGTTCAAATTTTTAAGTTTAAAATGGGGCTAAAAGAGCTTTTTGGAAATTTCTCACTCCACGGCGAAGCGGCTGGCAAGGCCGGCATGAGTCAGTTTCAAGCAGTCGCAACTGCTATCGCCGCACAAGTAGGTACTGGCAATCTAGTGGGCGCAACGACGGCTCTTATCATGGGAGGACCTGGGGCTATATTTTGGATGTGGTGTGCCGCATTTTTAGGCATGGCTACAAATTTTGCTGAAATTTGCCTCGCTCAAATTTACCGCACAAAAGATGACAGCGGTCATACAATAGGCGGACCAGCATTTTACATAAGCCGAGGTTTAAAAGGTAAATTGGCAAAAATTTTAGCTGGATTTTTCGCTATCGCTATCATCATTGCACTTGGTTTTATTGGCAACATGGTTCAAGCAAACTCCATATCAGATGGCTTTAGTGGTGCTTTTGGTATACCACAGTGGCTAACTGGTGCCTTTTTGGCGATAGTTTGTGCAATCATCTTCATAGGTGGCGTAAAAGCGATCGCAAGAGTAGCTGAAAAGATCGTGCCTATCATGGCTCTACTTTACGTAGGTGTAGGACTAACTATCATATTTTTAAATTTCCAGCAAATTCCAGAAGCAGTCTCGCTCATTTTTAGAGCCGCATTTGATCCTTCAGCGGCTTGGGGTGGAGCTACTGGAGCTAGCATAGCAGCTGCGATGAGATACGGCATAGCAAGAGGGCTTTTTAGTAATGAAGCTGGCATGGGCTCAACTCCACACGCACACGCTGCAGCTAACGTCAAACACCCAGTCGATCAAGCAGTACTTGGCATAATGAGCGTATTTGTAGATACTTTTATCGTTTTAAATATAACTGTTTTTGTAGTACTTACCGCAAATGTCATCAGCTTTGAAAACGGCAAGGCAGTCTTTACAGGTATCACCTTGGTGCAAGAGGCCTTTTCGTCGCACATATTTGGCAAAACTGGCGGTTATAGCTTTGTAGCGATCTGCCTATTTTTCTTTGCATTTACAACGATTCTTGGATGGTACTACTTTGCTGAGATCAACGTAAGATACCTTCTTGGGGCAAAGGCGGTCAGAGCTTTTCAAATTTTGGTAGTCGTTTTTGTATTTTTGGGAAGCTTACAAAAGGTTGATTTTGTCTGGAGCCTAGCAGATATGTTTAATGGCTTGATGGTCGTACCAAATTTAATTGCCATCATCATTTTAAGCCCTATTGTGGCAAAGCTTTTAAAAGATCACGATGCTGGTAAAGAGTATGATGTGAAAGATTATTTAAAATAA
- the ung gene encoding uracil-DNA glycosylase, with product MQINLDDIKIEPSWKEVLKDEFLSENFARIKENFLKVKSTGVVYPPSALIFNAFNLTPFHSVKVVILGQDPYHGANQAMGLSFSVPNGVKVPPSLVNIYKEIYADLGIKEPNSGDLTKWAKQGVLLLNSTLSVSAGVANSHASFGWQGFTDAVIKKVSQNLQNVVFMLWGNPARAKVPLINASKHLILEAAHPSPLARGAFFGCRHFSKANIYLANHGKTPIDWDLNVKI from the coding sequence ATGCAGATAAATTTAGATGATATAAAGATTGAGCCAAGCTGGAAAGAGGTGCTAAAAGATGAGTTTTTGAGTGAAAATTTCGCGCGTATCAAAGAAAATTTCTTAAAAGTAAAGAGTACTGGCGTCGTCTATCCACCAAGTGCGCTTATTTTTAATGCATTTAATCTAACGCCTTTTCACTCTGTCAAAGTCGTCATCCTAGGCCAAGATCCATACCACGGTGCAAATCAAGCCATGGGGCTAAGCTTTTCGGTACCAAATGGCGTAAAAGTCCCGCCAAGTCTTGTAAATATCTATAAAGAAATTTACGCTGATCTTGGTATAAAAGAGCCAAATAGCGGCGATCTCACAAAATGGGCAAAGCAAGGCGTGCTGCTTCTAAACTCAACTTTAAGCGTTAGCGCTGGAGTGGCAAATTCCCACGCAAGCTTTGGCTGGCAGGGCTTTACTGACGCTGTAATAAAAAAAGTTAGCCAAAATTTACAAAACGTAGTTTTCATGCTTTGGGGCAATCCAGCTAGAGCCAAAGTACCGCTCATTAACGCCAGCAAGCACCTCATCTTAGAGGCAGCACATCCAAGCCCACTGGCTCGTGGAGCATTTTTTGGCTGCAGACACTTTTCAAAGGCAAATATCTACCTAGCAAACCACGGCAAAACGCCAATAGACTGGGATCTAAACGTAAAAATTTGA
- a CDS encoding ATP-dependent DNA helicase RuvA, with the protein MNEQNLAYIANLKIENVPWQRLSCSYGTAELFAQILNSLAKAVKSSKFDKNELGGLLDEIVAQCEYQETFWHTTPFALVFLVRIYKSTLSEKGDAAKFISRKLEEFFKFMLEICEKVEQMDHAKPLAKMEQMLEPKYLDIVDQDELSYDDRLFYSFYYYSHIVLQSTGIKF; encoded by the coding sequence ATGAACGAGCAAAATTTGGCATATATAGCAAATTTAAAGATAGAAAACGTGCCATGGCAGAGACTAAGCTGTAGTTACGGTACGGCGGAGCTTTTTGCACAAATTTTAAACTCCCTTGCAAAGGCTGTGAAAAGTAGCAAATTTGATAAAAATGAGCTTGGTGGGCTGCTTGATGAGATAGTGGCTCAGTGCGAGTATCAAGAGACATTTTGGCACACAACGCCCTTTGCGCTCGTTTTTTTAGTGCGAATTTATAAAAGTACGCTAAGCGAAAAAGGCGATGCAGCTAAATTTATCTCACGTAAGCTTGAAGAGTTTTTTAAATTTATGCTTGAAATTTGCGAAAAAGTAGAGCAGATGGATCATGCAAAGCCGCTTGCAAAGATGGAGCAGATGCTAGAGCCAAAGTATCTTGATATCGTAGATCAAGACGAGCTAAGCTATGATGATAGGCTATTTTACAGCTTTTACTACTACTCACATATCGTTTTACAGAGTACTGGAATAAAATTTTAA
- the thrS gene encoding threonine--tRNA ligase, producing MSDIIAYKLNGEIVDTQSIVGRESSAEPIYFDNSKEALHVIRHSCAHLMAQAIKSLYPKAKFFVGPNVEDGFYYDFRVDDEGTKLGESDLAAIEDKMKELAEKKFDIVKTCSTKANMSDKFKDDDLKQEVLKRIPDGEVSSYSQGDFEDLCRGPHVPNTKFLRFFKLTRVAGAYLGGDESREMLTRIYGTAYADKESLKEHIRIIEEAKKRDHRKLGTEMKLFTFDDEVGGGLPIWLPYGGRLRSKLEQILYKAHRDRGYEPVRGPELLKADVWRRSGHYANYKENMYFTTIDEAEYGIKPMNCVGHIKVYQSDIRSYRDLPLKFFEYGVVHRHEKSGVLHGLFRVREFAQDDSHIFCMPSQIKENILEILKFAGKIMENFGFHYEMEISTKPAKAIGGDEIWETATKALKEALDENGFKYGIDEGGGAFYGPKIDIKITDALKRKWQCGTIQVDFNLPERFDLGYIDANNERQRPVMLHRALLGSFERFIGILLEHTAGELPFFIAPTQVVIVPISDAHLDYAKEISRELRKINIDSEIASKNESLNKRIRTAEKQRVPMIVVLGDNEVANKSVALRDRQARTQSDMSLAEFINLTKEKLSEVHF from the coding sequence ATGAGCGATATCATCGCATACAAACTAAATGGCGAAATAGTCGATACTCAAAGTATCGTAGGGCGCGAAAGTAGTGCTGAGCCTATCTATTTTGACAACTCAAAAGAAGCACTGCACGTTATCAGACACTCCTGTGCGCACCTAATGGCACAAGCTATCAAATCACTCTATCCAAAGGCGAAATTTTTTGTCGGACCAAACGTAGAAGATGGATTTTATTATGATTTTAGAGTTGATGATGAGGGTACGAAGCTAGGCGAGAGCGATCTAGCAGCGATCGAAGATAAGATGAAAGAGCTTGCTGAGAAGAAATTTGACATCGTCAAAACCTGCTCAACCAAAGCTAATATGAGCGATAAATTTAAAGATGACGACCTAAAACAAGAGGTCTTAAAAAGAATTCCAGATGGCGAAGTGAGCAGCTACTCACAAGGCGATTTTGAAGACCTTTGCCGCGGACCACATGTGCCAAATACTAAATTTTTAAGATTTTTCAAACTTACGCGCGTGGCTGGGGCGTATCTAGGCGGTGATGAGAGCCGTGAGATGCTAACTAGAATTTACGGCACAGCTTACGCAGACAAAGAGAGCCTAAAAGAGCACATCCGCATCATCGAAGAGGCTAAAAAGCGCGACCATAGAAAACTTGGTACAGAGATGAAGCTATTTACATTTGACGACGAAGTGGGTGGCGGCCTACCGATCTGGCTACCATACGGCGGACGCTTGAGATCAAAACTAGAGCAAATTTTATACAAAGCTCACCGCGACCGTGGCTACGAGCCAGTGCGTGGTCCAGAGCTTTTAAAGGCTGATGTGTGGAGAAGAAGCGGTCACTACGCAAACTATAAAGAAAATATGTACTTTACAACGATCGATGAGGCAGAATACGGCATAAAGCCGATGAACTGCGTTGGTCACATTAAAGTCTATCAAAGTGACATCCGCTCTTACCGCGACTTGCCGCTTAAATTTTTCGAATACGGCGTCGTGCACCGCCATGAAAAAAGTGGCGTTTTACACGGACTTTTCAGGGTTAGAGAATTTGCGCAAGATGACTCACATATCTTTTGTATGCCAAGCCAGATCAAAGAAAATATCTTAGAAATTTTGAAATTTGCTGGCAAAATAATGGAAAATTTTGGTTTCCACTACGAGATGGAGATTTCAACCAAGCCTGCAAAAGCGATCGGCGGAGATGAAATTTGGGAAACGGCGACCAAAGCGCTAAAAGAAGCTCTTGATGAAAATGGCTTTAAATACGGTATCGATGAGGGCGGCGGCGCATTCTACGGTCCAAAAATCGACATTAAGATCACTGATGCGCTTAAGAGAAAGTGGCAGTGCGGCACGATACAAGTTGATTTTAACTTGCCAGAGCGCTTTGATCTAGGATACATCGATGCAAACAACGAAAGACAACGCCCCGTAATGCTTCACAGAGCACTGCTTGGCAGTTTTGAGAGATTCATAGGAATTTTACTTGAGCACACTGCTGGTGAGCTACCATTTTTTATCGCTCCTACGCAAGTCGTCATTGTACCTATTAGCGACGCACATTTAGACTACGCAAAAGAAATTTCACGCGAGCTAAGAAAGATCAATATCGATAGCGAGATCGCAAGTAAAAATGAGAGTTTAAATAAAAGAATAAGAACGGCTGAAAAACAAAGGGTGCCTATGATAGTCGTGCTAGGTGACAACGAAGTAGCGAACAAGAGCGTTGCGCTACGCGACAGACAGGCTAGGACGCAGAGCGATATGAGCTTGGCGGAATTTATAAATTTAACGAAGGAGAAACTTAGTGAGGTACATTTTTGA
- a CDS encoding YbaK/EbsC family protein — protein MSEQIFNKIYELLSKNEAKFKVLNHESATTSEEVAKLRGTKMSQGAKALVCSIKGVDEEKFRQIFKDENVLNDYLLSDEKPAMKAGKIYILAILPADMQANLDSLTQKFDGKRASLASPDEVLALTDCVFGSVPPFSFHKNLHLVVDESLLERNEEIAFNAGLLDRSIVLNAKDYARIVKPVFVKFAKEKC, from the coding sequence GTGTCTGAGCAAATTTTTAATAAGATATATGAGCTTCTTAGCAAGAATGAAGCCAAATTTAAAGTCCTAAATCATGAGAGTGCGACCACTTCAGAAGAGGTGGCAAAACTTAGGGGAACAAAGATGAGCCAAGGCGCAAAGGCTCTAGTTTGCTCTATAAAAGGGGTAGATGAGGAAAAATTTAGGCAAATTTTTAAAGATGAAAATGTGCTAAATGATTATTTGCTAAGCGATGAAAAGCCAGCGATGAAGGCTGGTAAAATTTATATTTTGGCTATTTTGCCAGCCGATATGCAAGCAAATCTTGATAGCTTGACACAAAAATTTGACGGCAAAAGAGCAAGCCTAGCTAGTCCAGATGAAGTTTTGGCATTGACAGATTGTGTTTTTGGTTCAGTGCCACCATTTAGCTTTCATAAAAATTTGCACCTTGTTGTGGATGAGAGTTTGCTAGAGCGAAATGAGGAGATCGCCTTTAATGCGGGGCTTCTTGATAGATCTATCGTCCTAAACGCAAAAGACTACGCCAGGATAGTAAAGCCAGTGTTTGTTAAATTTGCAAAAGAAAAGTGCTAG
- the gdhA gene encoding NADP-specific glutamate dehydrogenase, with protein sequence MSEYIEQTMEWIKKTNPGQGVFVQAATEVLNSLEPLIKRESKYQKHAILERIVIPERTVIFRVTYTGDDGRPKVNNGYRVQFNSAVGPYKGGLRLHPSVDLGVLKFLGFEQIFKNSLTGVNIGGAKGGSTFDPKGKSEGEIMRFCQAFMSELYRHIGNTVDVPAGDIGVGAREIGYMFGQYKKLTGRFDGILTGKGLNWGGSLARTEATGYGLVYFTQNMLKKAGLSLEGKKCSISGSGNVAIYTVEKLYQAGALPITVSDSNGYIYDAEGIDLAVLKELKEVRRTRLSEYTKFRPNAKYVSVSEYKEGRNGVWDVPCDGAFPCATQNELHLADIKVLYANGCRFVAEGANMPSTLDAINFMLAQKDFYFAPAKAANAGGVGTSGLEMMQNAGMTSWSFEEVDRRLHGIMNHIFELSYETSKEFGDEGNLVLGSNIAGFRKVADAMIDQGYV encoded by the coding sequence ATGAGCGAGTACATCGAACAAACGATGGAGTGGATAAAGAAGACCAACCCAGGTCAAGGCGTCTTTGTCCAAGCTGCGACTGAGGTTCTAAACAGCCTAGAGCCGCTTATCAAAAGAGAGAGCAAGTACCAAAAACACGCGATCCTAGAGCGCATCGTCATCCCTGAGCGCACGGTGATCTTTCGCGTGACATACACAGGCGATGATGGCAGACCAAAGGTAAATAACGGCTACCGCGTGCAGTTTAACTCAGCCGTTGGCCCATACAAGGGCGGTCTAAGGCTCCACCCAAGCGTCGATCTTGGCGTACTAAAATTTCTTGGATTTGAGCAAATTTTCAAAAACTCGCTTACTGGCGTAAATATCGGCGGCGCAAAAGGCGGTAGCACCTTTGATCCAAAGGGCAAGAGCGAGGGCGAGATAATGCGATTTTGCCAAGCATTTATGAGTGAGCTTTACCGCCACATCGGTAATACCGTGGATGTGCCAGCAGGCGACATCGGCGTGGGCGCTAGAGAGATCGGCTATATGTTTGGCCAGTATAAAAAGCTAACTGGCAGGTTTGATGGCATATTAACAGGCAAGGGGCTAAACTGGGGCGGCAGCCTAGCACGCACAGAGGCTACTGGATACGGATTAGTATATTTCACTCAAAACATGCTAAAAAAAGCAGGTCTATCGCTTGAGGGCAAAAAATGCAGCATCAGCGGCAGCGGAAATGTCGCCATCTACACAGTCGAAAAGCTCTATCAAGCAGGCGCACTGCCTATCACCGTCTCTGACTCAAACGGATATATCTATGACGCTGAGGGCATCGATCTAGCGGTACTTAAAGAGCTAAAAGAAGTGAGACGCACTCGCCTTAGCGAATACACTAAATTTAGACCAAATGCAAAATATGTAAGCGTGAGCGAATATAAAGAGGGCAGAAACGGCGTCTGGGACGTGCCATGCGACGGAGCCTTCCCGTGTGCTACACAAAACGAGCTTCACCTAGCCGACATAAAAGTGCTTTACGCAAATGGCTGCCGCTTCGTGGCTGAGGGCGCAAACATGCCAAGCACGCTTGATGCGATAAATTTTATGCTTGCACAAAAAGACTTTTACTTTGCTCCAGCAAAAGCAGCAAACGCTGGCGGCGTGGGAACAAGCGGTCTTGAGATGATGCAAAATGCTGGCATGACTTCGTGGAGCTTCGAGGAGGTCGATCGCAGACTTCATGGCATTATGAACCACATCTTTGAACTAAGCTACGAAACAAGTAAAGAATTTGGCGATGAGGGCAACCTAGTGCTTGGCTCAAATATCGCTGGCTTTAGAAAAGTGGCTGACGCAATGATAGATCAAGGATATGTGTAG
- the infC gene encoding translation initiation factor IF-3, whose product MSKENEVLLNEDIRAREVRCVGDDGTAYGVISREEALEISNKLGLDLVLIAPDAKPPVCKIMDYGKFRYQQEKKQKEAKKKQKTIEIKEIKLSVKIAQNDINYKVKHASEFLQDGKHVKFRVFLKGREMSTPEAGVAMLEKVWEMIKDEADRDKEPIIEGRYVNMLVTPKKG is encoded by the coding sequence TTGAGTAAGGAAAATGAAGTATTGCTCAATGAGGACATAAGGGCGAGAGAGGTAAGATGTGTAGGGGATGATGGCACAGCATACGGTGTCATATCAAGAGAAGAGGCTTTAGAGATCTCAAATAAGCTTGGGCTTGATCTAGTGCTTATAGCGCCAGATGCGAAGCCGCCAGTTTGCAAGATAATGGACTATGGTAAATTTCGCTATCAGCAAGAGAAAAAGCAAAAAGAGGCCAAGAAAAAGCAAAAAACCATCGAGATAAAAGAGATAAAACTCTCTGTTAAGATCGCCCAAAACGATATAAACTACAAGGTTAAGCACGCAAGTGAGTTTTTGCAAGATGGCAAACACGTTAAATTTCGTGTATTTTTAAAGGGTCGCGAGATGAGCACTCCAGAAGCTGGCGTAGCTATGCTTGAGAAGGTCTGGGAGATGATCAAGGATGAGGCTGACCGCGACAAAGAGCCTATAATAGAAGGTCGTTATGTAAATATGCTTGTAACTCCAAAAAAGGGTTAA
- a CDS encoding pyridoxamine 5'-phosphate oxidase family protein, with the protein MRRKDRELSREDGLKIIDECEYAVISCVDDEGEIFSVPISPVRVGESIFIHGATAGCKAKLLQDGRKVEFVCFSFNKVPYLSESELDAIKDDGKALGGKVFTTEYKSAIAKTRVYEITDEAKKYEILKILSQKYTAYAMSTFDVAAEYGLKNMKIYELKIESLSAKAKILPKAVKE; encoded by the coding sequence ATGAGACGAAAAGATAGAGAGCTAAGCCGTGAAGATGGCTTAAAAATCATAGATGAATGCGAATATGCGGTAATTTCATGCGTGGATGATGAGGGAGAAATTTTTAGCGTACCGATCTCGCCTGTTAGAGTTGGTGAAAGCATTTTTATACACGGAGCTACCGCTGGCTGTAAGGCAAAACTACTTCAAGATGGACGAAAAGTAGAGTTTGTCTGCTTTAGTTTTAACAAAGTCCCGTATCTAAGCGAAAGCGAGCTAGATGCGATAAAAGACGATGGCAAGGCACTTGGAGGCAAGGTTTTTACGACTGAGTACAAAAGTGCCATCGCAAAAACTAGAGTTTACGAGATCACAGACGAAGCTAAAAAATATGAAATTTTAAAAATTCTTAGCCAAAAATACACCGCCTACGCGATGAGCACCTTTGACGTGGCGGCAGAGTATGGGCTAAAAAATATGAAAATTTACGAGCTAAAGATAGAGAGCCTTAGCGCAAAGGCCAAAATTTTGCCAAAAGCGGTAAAGGAGTAA
- a CDS encoding replication-associated recombination protein A, with product MFRPKSLDEICGQKAVKAAFLKFIATWKIPHSIFYGPAGCGKTSFARAVASGANYDFYEFDGGNLKIDDFRKILKNYENALNKPLFFIDEIHRLSKTQQEALLIPMENYKALVIGASTENPFFTLSSGIRSRSMLFEFRPLSSDDFEELLGKIREQISFSIDDEAKEYLFKSSGGDARAMLNLLEFAVTLDENVSLKNLKTLRQNALKEGAKEDDTHYELASAFIKSMRGSDENAVIYYLARLIDSGESADFIARRMAIFASEDIGNANPNALNLAASTLSVVKEIGFPEARIILAQCAIYLASSPKSNSSYNAINAALRYVQSEEILKIPPYLKNHTKESKDYLYPHDFGGWVEQKYLEKPLVFYKSKGIGFEKTLNEWLEKIRSKG from the coding sequence ATGTTTAGACCAAAAAGCTTGGATGAAATTTGCGGGCAAAAGGCAGTTAAAGCGGCTTTTTTAAAATTTATAGCCACCTGGAAGATCCCACACTCCATCTTTTATGGTCCAGCAGGTTGTGGTAAGACGAGCTTTGCAAGGGCTGTGGCAAGCGGTGCAAACTACGACTTTTACGAGTTTGATGGCGGAAATTTGAAGATAGATGACTTTCGCAAAATTTTAAAAAACTACGAAAACGCCTTAAATAAACCACTCTTTTTCATAGACGAGATCCACCGCCTAAGCAAAACCCAGCAAGAAGCACTGCTAATCCCCATGGAAAACTACAAAGCCCTAGTTATCGGCGCTAGTACGGAAAATCCCTTTTTCACGCTAAGCTCAGGCATCAGAAGCCGCTCGATGCTCTTTGAGTTTAGGCCGCTTAGTAGTGACGATTTTGAGGAGCTTCTTGGCAAGATCAGGGAGCAAATTTCTTTTAGCATAGATGATGAAGCCAAAGAATATTTATTTAAAAGTAGTGGTGGTGACGCAAGAGCTATGCTAAATTTACTCGAATTTGCCGTCACACTTGATGAAAATGTGAGCCTGAAAAATTTAAAGACACTACGTCAAAACGCCCTAAAAGAGGGAGCAAAAGAGGACGACACGCACTACGAGCTAGCAAGTGCTTTTATAAAAAGCATGCGTGGAAGCGACGAAAACGCCGTCATCTACTACCTCGCAAGGCTCATAGACTCTGGCGAGAGTGCAGACTTCATCGCTAGAAGGATGGCGATATTTGCTAGCGAAGACATCGGCAATGCAAACCCAAATGCACTAAATTTAGCCGCAAGTACGCTTAGTGTGGTAAAGGAGATAGGCTTTCCAGAGGCTAGGATCATACTAGCTCAGTGCGCCATCTATCTAGCTAGCTCGCCAAAGTCAAACTCCAGCTACAATGCGATAAATGCTGCCCTAAGATACGTGCAAAGTGAAGAAATTTTAAAAATTCCGCCATATCTAAAAAACCACACAAAAGAGAGCAAAGACTACCTTTATCCGCATGATTTTGGCGGCTGGGTCGAGCAAAAATACCTAGAAAAACCGCTCGTTTTTTACAAAAGCAAGGGCATAGGCTTTGAAAAAACACTAAATGAGTGGCTAGAAAAGATAAGATCAAAAGGTTAA